In a single window of the Oscillospiraceae bacterium genome:
- a CDS encoding YlxR family protein: MQQVQKKSPERRCTGCGETRLKKDLIRVLRAPDGTLSVDTTGKKSGRGAYICNKKECFIKAKKSRRIESSLKCQISDELYNQLEQQIEVSSDE; the protein is encoded by the coding sequence ATGCAGCAGGTTCAAAAGAAATCACCTGAAAGGCGCTGTACAGGATGCGGTGAAACAAGACTTAAAAAGGACCTCATACGTGTACTGCGCGCTCCCGACGGCACACTGTCCGTTGACACTACGGGCAAAAAATCCGGCAGAGGAGCATATATCTGTAACAAAAAAGAATGCTTTATAAAGGCAAAAAAGTCACGACGTATCGAAAGCAGTCTCAAATGTCAGATATCAGATGAGCTTTACAATCAGCTTGAACAGCAGATTGAGGTGTCATCGGATGAATAG
- the nusA gene encoding transcription termination/antitermination protein NusA, whose product MNNEFFTALDLLESEKGISKEYMLEKVEAALQAAYKKDVPNGSNVRVVIDPVKKDVKMYQQKTVVESVTDEATEITLEAAHKVSKRLKLGDIADVEIKPKNFGRISAQTAKQVIIQGIREAERELMVKEYESKKDDILTAMVTKIDPLSGNAVLEIGKNQATLIKNEQIPGEDLRVGDRIKVYVNEVKKETKGPIVILSRSNPGLVKRLFELEIPEIRDGTVIIHSISREAGSRTKIAVYSRDPDVDAIGSCIGPKGMRKAGIMNEIAGEKIDIIEYSESPEEFIKAALSPATVQSVTITEPKCCRVIVDNDQLSLAIGKKGQNAMLAARLTGFKIDIKSPEMAAQEAASGNGDVEE is encoded by the coding sequence ATGAACAATGAATTTTTCACAGCACTGGACCTTTTGGAAAGCGAGAAAGGCATTTCAAAGGAATACATGTTGGAGAAGGTCGAAGCCGCACTCCAGGCGGCATACAAAAAGGACGTTCCGAACGGCTCCAATGTACGTGTGGTAATCGACCCCGTAAAAAAGGACGTCAAGATGTATCAGCAGAAAACGGTTGTTGAATCGGTAACCGATGAAGCCACCGAAATAACCCTCGAGGCAGCTCACAAGGTGAGCAAACGCCTTAAGCTGGGCGACATTGCCGATGTGGAGATAAAGCCCAAGAATTTCGGACGTATCTCTGCACAGACTGCGAAGCAGGTTATAATCCAGGGCATTCGCGAAGCCGAGAGAGAGCTTATGGTTAAGGAATATGAGTCCAAGAAGGACGACATTCTCACCGCCATGGTAACAAAAATTGATCCCCTCAGCGGAAACGCAGTGCTGGAAATCGGCAAAAATCAGGCTACTCTCATTAAAAACGAACAGATTCCCGGCGAGGATCTGAGAGTGGGCGACAGAATCAAGGTTTACGTAAACGAAGTTAAGAAAGAGACCAAAGGTCCCATAGTAATTCTTTCCAGAAGCAATCCCGGTCTTGTTAAAAGACTGTTCGAGCTTGAAATACCCGAAATACGCGACGGCACGGTAATCATTCACTCTATCTCCCGTGAAGCGGGAAGCCGTACCAAAATTGCAGTTTATTCCAGAGACCCCGATGTAGACGCAATCGGCTCCTGCATTGGTCCCAAGGGTATGAGAAAAGCAGGCATCATGAATGAAATAGCGGGCGAAAAGATAGACATCATCGAATACAGTGAAAGCCCGGAGGAATTCATCAAGGCGGCACTCTCCCCCGCTACCGTTCAGAGTGTTACCATTACCGAGCCCAAGTGCTGCCGTGTAATTGTTGACAACGATCAGCTTTCCCTGGCAATCGGCAAAAAGGGTCAGAATGCAATGCTTGCGGCAAGACTTACCGGCTTCAAGATAGATATCAAATCTCCTGAAATGGCGGCACAGGAAGCAGCTTCGGGCAACGGAGATGTTGAAGAATAA
- the rbfA gene encoding 30S ribosome-binding factor RbfA: MPGNYRKNRINESVAREIADILREVKDPRIQQSFITITSAMVTADLKFAKVYYSFLGGDEKEIKKGLQSATGFIRRELAMRLNLRITPELKFYFDDSPQHGADISNILKTLDIRNDDDE, encoded by the coding sequence TTGCCCGGTAATTACAGAAAAAACAGAATTAACGAAAGCGTTGCCAGAGAAATTGCAGACATTCTGCGTGAGGTTAAGGATCCGCGCATACAACAGAGCTTTATTACCATAACCTCTGCCATGGTAACGGCTGATTTGAAATTTGCAAAAGTATATTACAGCTTTCTGGGCGGCGACGAAAAGGAAATCAAAAAGGGACTTCAGAGTGCCACGGGCTTTATACGCCGTGAGCTTGCGATGCGTCTGAATCTTCGCATTACACCCGAATTGAAATTTTATTTCGACGATTCGCCTCAGCACGGAGCTGATATTTCCAACATTCTCAAGACACTGGACATCAGGAATGATGATGACGAATGA
- a CDS encoding sugar phosphate isomerase/epimerase: MKISTSTDYHFKLFGEKNALKVFKDAGFDALDYSLFTHNDYGPTAKGEICELYSRPKNEVLEYFSDIKRVADTVGIEIGQVHAPFPSYTSSNPEANANILKLLDLSVEITAALGSEYLIIHPACTKGRIYDIGVEECKAVNMELYGALIPTAKKCGVKICTENMWTVDPATNKKCATVCSHAHELADYVDTLNEMAGERIFYVCLDVGHTSLTDDDPAEALRILGDRTATLHIHDTDGIVDSHTLPYLGVVKWDSFFTAMRETGYKGNFNFEAANFFKNFGKEFINESSKFMCDLAKMVIKKYGL, from the coding sequence ATGAAAATCAGTACATCAACAGATTACCATTTCAAGCTTTTCGGCGAAAAAAACGCCCTTAAGGTTTTTAAGGACGCAGGCTTTGACGCGTTGGACTATTCCCTGTTTACCCACAATGACTACGGCCCTACCGCAAAGGGTGAGATATGCGAGCTTTATTCAAGACCCAAAAATGAGGTCCTGGAATATTTCAGCGACATAAAAAGAGTTGCCGACACCGTTGGCATTGAGATAGGACAGGTTCATGCTCCTTTTCCGTCGTATACCTCAAGCAACCCCGAAGCAAATGCAAATATACTCAAGCTTCTTGATTTATCCGTTGAAATAACCGCCGCACTCGGCAGTGAATATCTTATTATACATCCCGCCTGCACCAAGGGACGCATTTACGATATCGGTGTTGAGGAGTGCAAAGCGGTAAACATGGAGCTTTACGGGGCACTTATCCCCACTGCAAAAAAGTGCGGAGTTAAGATATGCACCGAAAATATGTGGACGGTAGACCCTGCAACCAATAAAAAATGTGCTACCGTATGCTCCCATGCCCACGAGCTTGCAGACTATGTCGACACTCTCAACGAAATGGCAGGCGAGCGCATTTTCTACGTTTGTCTTGACGTTGGACACACCAGCCTTACGGATGACGACCCCGCAGAAGCACTCCGTATTCTTGGTGACCGCACTGCAACTCTCCACATACATGACACAGACGGCATCGTTGACTCCCACACACTGCCTTACCTTGGCGTTGTCAAGTGGGACAGCTTCTTTACGGCTATGCGTGAAACAGGCTATAAGGGCAATTTCAACTTTGAAGCCGCTAACTTTTTCAAGAATTTCGGTAAAGAGTTCATAAACGAAAGCAGTAAATTCATGTGCGATCTGGCAAAAATGGTTATCAAAAAATACGGCCTTTAA
- the truB gene encoding tRNA pseudouridine(55) synthase TruB: MNGILNLYKPSGITSQTAVSIVKRVFGVKKAGHTGTLDPMASGVLPILVGSAVKLSEYMICDGKKYRTKLQLGITTDTEDTTGKVLTKSDFLPDKSVITQAVMSFVGEYMQIPPMYSAIKKDGKKLYEIARLGGEIEREPRRVVIESIEIHEIGQDFCEFSVSCSKGTYIRTLCADIGKKLGCGGAMASLERLEAGGFELGGSITLEALKETEKEQLEKTLVSIEDFFDGLERIRLNPFFSTLALNGAHVFTSKIKENLSLGQRVLLYTCQNNFFALGEVMEIEGEMAVKPIKMFFTASDF; this comes from the coding sequence ATGAACGGAATACTTAATTTATACAAGCCCTCGGGCATTACATCCCAGACGGCGGTAAGCATCGTCAAGCGCGTATTCGGCGTGAAAAAAGCGGGGCATACCGGAACGCTGGATCCCATGGCATCGGGAGTTCTTCCCATACTTGTCGGGAGCGCCGTAAAGCTCAGCGAATACATGATATGTGACGGAAAAAAGTACCGCACAAAGCTTCAGCTGGGTATCACTACCGACACCGAGGATACCACGGGAAAAGTACTTACAAAAAGCGATTTTCTGCCGGACAAAAGCGTTATAACACAGGCGGTAATGAGTTTTGTGGGGGAATATATGCAGATTCCGCCCATGTACTCAGCCATAAAAAAGGATGGAAAAAAGCTTTATGAAATAGCAAGACTCGGCGGCGAAATTGAACGTGAACCGCGTCGTGTGGTAATAGAATCCATCGAAATTCATGAAATCGGACAGGATTTCTGTGAGTTTTCGGTTTCCTGCTCAAAAGGGACATATATCCGCACCCTCTGTGCCGACATCGGCAAAAAGCTGGGATGCGGAGGTGCAATGGCATCGCTGGAAAGACTGGAAGCAGGTGGATTTGAGCTTGGCGGAAGCATAACGCTGGAAGCTCTCAAAGAAACAGAAAAGGAACAGCTCGAAAAGACCCTTGTATCCATTGAAGACTTTTTTGACGGTCTTGAAAGAATACGTCTTAACCCTTTCTTTTCTACGCTGGCACTCAACGGTGCTCATGTTTTTACATCGAAAATCAAAGAAAATCTCTCCCTGGGTCAAAGAGTTTTGCTGTATACCTGCCAAAACAATTTTTTCGCATTGGGTGAGGTTATGGAAATCGAGGGTGAAATGGCTGTGAAGCCCATCAAAATGTTCTTTACGGCAAGCGATTTTTAA
- a CDS encoding 50S ribosomal protein L7ae codes for MSFTISLNSRLRCHRMNSEIKAPDRVLSSIGLAKRAGKTVTGTELVQDAVRKGKAKIVIAASDISQGSKKKLVNTCVYYKAELVEYSDMKSLSAAMGVKKLITSVAVTDENFKILIKKQLSVMTEND; via the coding sequence ATGAGCTTTACAATCAGCTTGAACAGCAGATTGAGGTGTCATCGGATGAATAGCGAGATAAAAGCTCCCGACCGCGTTTTAAGCTCAATCGGGCTTGCCAAACGGGCAGGTAAAACAGTCACCGGCACCGAGCTTGTTCAGGACGCTGTAAGAAAAGGTAAAGCAAAAATCGTCATTGCTGCATCTGATATTTCGCAGGGAAGCAAAAAAAAGCTGGTTAACACCTGCGTGTACTACAAAGCAGAGCTTGTGGAGTACTCCGACATGAAATCGCTTTCGGCAGCCATGGGCGTCAAAAAGCTCATAACCTCTGTGGCTGTAACAGATGAAAACTTTAAAATACTTATAAAAAAACAGCTCTCCGTTATGACGGAAAATGATTGA
- a CDS encoding bifunctional oligoribonuclease/PAP phosphatase NrnA: protein MNSIPFSYEPDCEFYSRMEECLLDEKVDNISIITHARPDGDTVGSAYALAYILLRNGKKAQVVCNDTISDKFDYITELTFPEFTPECAVTVDVAAPELIGTEIDLPVICAIDHHTRNNVDAKVKFVKSDKGACGEIIFEFAVFTDAEFDEYLAKCLYTAIATDTGCFKYESVTESTFLAAAYLSRYIPRETAAKLNLRHFDTKSMGQLKVEKYALENLHMYFGNTLGICTVTDELKEELGVSDEDMECLSQLARQIDTVETSVSIKPKGDGVFKISVRTKEYVDAALLCSRFGGGGHKRAAGCTISGTAQEAEEKIVNMYRETVIQR from the coding sequence ATGAACAGCATACCCTTCAGCTATGAACCCGACTGCGAATTTTACAGCCGTATGGAAGAATGTCTTCTGGACGAAAAGGTTGACAACATCAGCATAATCACCCATGCGCGGCCCGACGGAGATACCGTCGGGAGCGCATATGCCCTTGCGTATATTCTTCTCAGAAACGGCAAAAAGGCACAGGTGGTATGCAATGACACCATCTCCGACAAATTTGACTATATAACAGAGCTTACTTTTCCCGAGTTCACTCCCGAATGCGCCGTAACGGTTGATGTTGCCGCTCCCGAGCTTATAGGTACAGAAATCGATTTGCCCGTAATTTGTGCCATAGACCACCACACCCGAAACAATGTGGATGCCAAGGTGAAGTTTGTGAAAAGCGACAAAGGCGCCTGTGGAGAGATAATTTTTGAATTTGCCGTATTTACGGATGCGGAATTTGACGAATATCTTGCCAAGTGTCTGTACACAGCTATTGCTACCGACACGGGCTGCTTCAAGTACGAGTCGGTTACCGAAAGTACATTTCTGGCAGCGGCATATCTTTCACGTTATATCCCGCGGGAAACGGCAGCAAAGCTTAATCTCAGGCATTTTGATACAAAGTCCATGGGACAGCTTAAGGTGGAAAAATATGCCCTGGAAAACCTTCACATGTACTTCGGGAACACGCTGGGCATATGCACCGTAACGGACGAGCTTAAAGAAGAACTGGGCGTAAGCGACGAAGATATGGAATGCCTTTCTCAGCTTGCCCGTCAGATTGACACAGTGGAAACCTCTGTTTCCATTAAGCCCAAGGGCGACGGAGTGTTCAAAATCTCCGTACGCACCAAGGAATATGTGGATGCGGCACTGTTATGCTCACGCTTCGGTGGCGGCGGACACAAGCGCGCGGCGGGCTGTACAATAAGCGGAACAGCACAGGAGGCAGAAGAAAAAATAGTCAATATGTATCGTGAGACAGTAATACAAAGATGA
- a CDS encoding SGNH/GDSL hydrolase family protein — translation MEKSYFKGKKFVFLGDSITYGQVGPSCPENIYHQYLKRNFELGEAVNYGINGSRIAHQELEQNGGAFSVRYTSMDNDADFAVVFGGINDFLHGTADFGEFDDRTVNTFYGACHVLLSGLVKKYIGKTVIVMTPPHCEREKDPIHRRNAVTGKTLSEYVDALISVARYYSVPVLDIYATSGIVPHVEENKIKFAPDGLHPNDPGHQKIAERLESFLLSL, via the coding sequence ATGGAAAAATCATATTTCAAAGGCAAGAAGTTTGTTTTCCTGGGCGACAGCATCACCTACGGACAGGTGGGACCGTCCTGCCCCGAAAACATATATCATCAGTATCTCAAGCGCAATTTTGAACTTGGTGAAGCGGTAAACTACGGCATAAACGGCTCGCGTATTGCTCACCAGGAGCTGGAGCAAAACGGCGGTGCATTTTCCGTACGCTACACGAGTATGGACAATGACGCGGATTTTGCGGTTGTATTTGGCGGTATAAACGATTTTCTTCACGGAACTGCGGATTTTGGTGAATTTGATGACCGTACCGTAAACACATTTTACGGTGCATGCCATGTCCTTTTGAGCGGACTTGTCAAAAAATACATCGGCAAAACCGTCATTGTTATGACACCTCCGCACTGCGAGCGTGAAAAAGACCCTATTCATCGACGCAACGCTGTAACGGGTAAAACCCTTTCGGAATACGTAGATGCCTTGATTAGCGTTGCACGTTATTATTCCGTACCCGTTCTTGACATATATGCTACGAGCGGTATAGTTCCCCATGTGGAAGAAAATAAAATAAAATTTGCACCCGACGGTCTGCACCCAAACGACCCGGGACATCAAAAAATTGCTGAGCGACTCGAATCGTTTTTACTCAGTTTATAA
- a CDS encoding ACT domain-containing protein — translation MQAVISVTGKDSVGIIAKVSQKCFENNVNIIDISQSVLKDYFAMIMLVEIDAMKVAFTDFVDMMNNIGKENNLSIHTMHEDIFNSMHKI, via the coding sequence ATGCAGGCAGTAATTTCAGTAACAGGTAAAGACAGTGTGGGAATCATTGCAAAGGTTTCCCAGAAATGCTTTGAAAACAACGTAAACATCATTGATATTTCACAAAGCGTTCTCAAGGATTATTTCGCCATGATAATGCTGGTGGAAATAGATGCAATGAAGGTGGCTTTCACTGATTTTGTTGACATGATGAACAACATCGGCAAGGAGAATAATCTCTCCATACATACCATGCATGAAGATATCTTCAACTCTATGCACAAGATATAA
- the infB gene encoding translation initiation factor IF-2, which translates to MSADTKNKINTLAKDFGVKSKDLVKIFEDNGMDVKNRMSALRDEEVNFAYEYFSKATPVEDIDKYLSGEIKVNYPDTALEKKDKKPDPAKEEKPVEKPVADKKASEEKVPEKKQSANKQPEKMPANAEKAAHSKDDKKPAAQQNQPKKPADNRPQQAQHVSKNTQAKNDRPAQQVHGDRPPVKKPEPQSAIDKFTQKVGKSQPQQQNQPKKPAEQQNQPKKPQNTINRTAQGFADVTKNVRVVDTRGTEVDLSKYDDKLLDHMNDGRRGDNDGGKQKFKKNNGRPDRKPGFKKKSEPIKPQLPSVITLPDQMIVSDLARELHITTAQVVKKLMTLGMMVTLNQSIDFDTAAIVADEFGVKAEKIVVVTIEEKLIDEHEDTSEELVERSPVVCVMGHVDHGKTSLLDAIRHANVTAGEAGGITQHIGAYRVSINGKDITFLDTPGHEAFTAMRARGAQATDIAILVVAADDGIMPQTIEAINHAKAAGVSIIVAINKIDKPAANVENVKTELTKYELVPEEWGGDVICVPVSAVTKQGIDDLLENVLLVAEVAELKANPNRAAKGIVIEAKLDKGRGPVATVLVQNGTLHAGDTVIAGTCVGRIRAMTNDKGETVKEAGPSVPVEILGLSDVPGAGDIFNAVSDERMARELAQQRRDKEKEEEFMQNSKVSLDDLFNQIKDGVKELNIIVKADVQGSAEAVKASLEKISNEEVRVRVIHSGVGAIRENDVMLAAASNAIIVGFNVRPDKGAIDSAERQQVDMRTYRIIYECIEEITAAINGMLAPKFKEVILGTAEVRQTIHVPNVGTIAGSYVTDGKVTRNAGIRIVRDGIVIFEDKISSLRRFKDDVKEVAQGYECGIGLEKYNDIKIGDVFEAFMMEEIKAGE; encoded by the coding sequence ATGTCCGCAGATACTAAGAACAAAATTAACACACTTGCCAAAGATTTTGGCGTTAAAAGCAAAGATCTGGTTAAAATATTCGAGGACAACGGAATGGACGTTAAGAACAGAATGTCCGCTCTGCGTGACGAAGAGGTAAACTTCGCATATGAATATTTTTCCAAAGCTACTCCCGTCGAGGATATCGACAAATACCTTTCAGGTGAGATAAAGGTAAATTATCCCGACACCGCACTCGAAAAGAAGGATAAAAAGCCCGATCCGGCAAAGGAAGAAAAACCGGTTGAAAAGCCTGTTGCCGATAAGAAGGCGTCAGAGGAAAAAGTACCCGAAAAGAAGCAGTCTGCCAACAAGCAACCCGAAAAAATGCCCGCAAATGCGGAAAAAGCCGCTCACTCCAAGGACGACAAAAAGCCCGCAGCACAGCAGAATCAACCCAAAAAGCCCGCGGATAACCGTCCTCAGCAGGCTCAGCACGTCAGCAAGAATACTCAGGCGAAAAACGACCGTCCCGCACAGCAGGTGCATGGTGACAGACCTCCCGTTAAGAAGCCCGAGCCTCAGAGCGCTATTGACAAATTTACCCAGAAGGTAGGAAAGAGCCAGCCTCAGCAACAGAATCAGCCCAAAAAGCCCGCCGAACAGCAAAATCAACCCAAAAAGCCTCAGAACACCATTAACAGAACCGCGCAGGGCTTTGCGGATGTTACCAAGAATGTTCGCGTTGTCGATACAAGAGGTACAGAGGTAGACCTTTCCAAATACGATGACAAGCTTCTTGACCACATGAACGATGGACGCCGCGGCGACAATGACGGCGGAAAGCAGAAATTCAAGAAGAACAATGGCCGTCCCGACAGAAAGCCCGGCTTCAAGAAAAAGAGCGAGCCTATCAAGCCTCAGCTCCCTTCTGTAATCACTCTTCCCGACCAGATGATAGTTTCCGACCTTGCACGTGAGCTTCATATCACCACCGCACAGGTTGTCAAGAAGCTTATGACTCTGGGTATGATGGTTACTCTCAACCAGTCCATCGACTTTGACACCGCCGCAATCGTTGCGGACGAATTCGGTGTAAAGGCTGAAAAGATTGTTGTTGTCACCATTGAGGAAAAGCTTATCGACGAACACGAGGACACCAGCGAAGAACTGGTTGAAAGAAGTCCTGTTGTGTGCGTTATGGGTCACGTTGACCACGGTAAGACCTCTCTGCTTGACGCTATCCGCCATGCAAACGTTACTGCAGGCGAAGCGGGCGGTATAACACAGCACATCGGTGCGTACCGCGTAAGCATAAACGGAAAGGACATCACTTTCCTTGACACCCCCGGTCACGAGGCGTTCACAGCAATGCGTGCAAGAGGTGCTCAGGCTACCGATATCGCAATTCTGGTTGTTGCGGCAGATGATGGTATCATGCCTCAGACCATAGAAGCTATAAATCATGCAAAAGCGGCAGGTGTATCCATTATCGTTGCCATCAACAAGATAGATAAACCTGCAGCAAACGTCGAAAATGTCAAAACAGAGCTTACAAAATATGAACTTGTTCCCGAGGAATGGGGCGGCGATGTTATCTGCGTGCCCGTTTCGGCAGTTACAAAGCAGGGTATCGATGACCTTCTTGAAAACGTACTTCTCGTGGCGGAGGTTGCCGAGCTTAAGGCAAACCCCAACCGTGCCGCAAAGGGTATCGTTATAGAAGCAAAGCTGGATAAGGGCAGAGGTCCCGTTGCTACCGTACTGGTACAGAACGGTACTCTCCATGCAGGCGACACCGTTATTGCAGGTACTTGCGTAGGACGTATCCGTGCCATGACAAATGACAAGGGTGAAACCGTTAAGGAAGCAGGTCCCTCGGTTCCTGTTGAGATACTTGGTCTTTCCGATGTTCCGGGCGCAGGCGACATTTTCAACGCAGTAAGCGACGAAAGAATGGCAAGAGAGCTTGCACAGCAGCGCCGCGACAAGGAAAAAGAGGAAGAATTCATGCAGAACTCCAAGGTATCGCTGGATGACCTCTTCAACCAGATAAAGGACGGCGTCAAGGAGCTTAACATTATCGTTAAGGCTGACGTTCAGGGCTCTGCCGAGGCTGTCAAGGCATCTCTCGAAAAGATTTCCAACGAGGAAGTACGCGTCCGCGTTATCCACAGCGGTGTAGGTGCCATACGTGAAAATGACGTTATGCTTGCCGCCGCTTCCAACGCCATCATTGTCGGCTTCAACGTACGTCCCGACAAGGGTGCAATCGATTCTGCCGAAAGACAGCAGGTCGACATGAGAACTTACAGAATAATCTACGAATGCATTGAAGAAATCACCGCCGCTATCAATGGTATGTTGGCTCCCAAGTTCAAGGAAGTCATTCTGGGTACCGCTGAAGTGCGTCAGACCATTCATGTTCCCAACGTAGGCACCATCGCCGGTTCATATGTTACCGACGGTAAGGTTACACGTAACGCAGGCATCCGTATTGTCCGTGACGGCATAGTTATCTTTGAGGACAAGATTTCCTCTCTGCGCCGTTTCAAGGATGACGTCAAGGAAGTTGCACAGGGCTATGAATGCGGTATAGGTCTTGAAAAGTACAACGATATCAAGATCGGCGACGTATTCGAGGCATTCATGATGGAAGAAATTAAAGCAGGTGAATAA
- a CDS encoding PFL family protein, with translation MLGINKNEILETINMIQDEHLDIRTVTMGISLFDCVSDDPKRLCDNIYDKITRTAKDLIPTCQTIEKEYGIPIINKRISLTPISLVGGKCTSDDYVKIAKTLDRAAQTLGVNFIGGYSALVHKGYTNGAAALIESVPQALTETERICSSINVATTKTGINMDAVAQMGRVIKQTAMNTAHNNSIGCAKLVVFANVPDDNPFMAGAFHGMGEPETVINVGVSGPGVVASAIEKAGNCNLTQIADTIKKTAFKITRMGQLVAYEASKRLGVPFGIVDLSLAPTPAIGDSVADILEKIGLEKTGACGTTACLAMLNDAVKKGGTMASSHVGGLSGAFIPVSEDAGMISAAECGSLCIEKLEAMTAVCSVGLDMIAVPGDTTEEVISALIADEIAIGVINNKTTAVRVIPAIGKKVGDSVEFGGLLGAAPIMPINTASPEVFIKRGGRIPAPIHSLRN, from the coding sequence ATGTTAGGTATCAATAAAAACGAAATACTCGAAACAATAAACATGATCCAGGACGAGCATCTGGATATACGTACCGTAACCATGGGTATTTCCCTTTTCGACTGTGTAAGCGACGACCCCAAGAGGCTGTGCGACAACATATACGACAAAATCACCCGCACCGCAAAGGATCTCATACCTACCTGTCAGACCATCGAAAAGGAATACGGTATCCCCATAATAAACAAAAGAATATCTCTCACTCCCATTTCTCTGGTGGGCGGTAAATGCACAAGTGATGACTATGTAAAAATCGCAAAAACACTTGATCGTGCCGCACAGACTCTGGGCGTGAACTTTATCGGAGGCTACTCCGCACTGGTGCACAAAGGCTATACCAACGGTGCGGCGGCGCTCATTGAATCCGTTCCTCAGGCACTTACCGAAACGGAAAGAATCTGCTCCTCCATCAATGTTGCCACCACAAAAACAGGTATCAACATGGATGCCGTAGCACAGATGGGAAGAGTTATAAAGCAGACAGCTATGAACACTGCACACAACAATTCCATCGGCTGTGCAAAGCTTGTTGTGTTCGCAAATGTACCGGATGACAACCCATTCATGGCAGGTGCATTCCACGGCATGGGAGAACCGGAAACCGTTATAAATGTAGGTGTTTCGGGTCCCGGCGTTGTGGCAAGCGCTATTGAAAAGGCAGGCAACTGCAACCTTACACAAATTGCCGACACAATCAAGAAAACAGCTTTCAAAATCACCCGTATGGGTCAGCTTGTTGCATATGAGGCATCAAAGCGTCTGGGCGTTCCGTTCGGTATAGTTGACCTTTCGCTTGCCCCCACACCTGCAATAGGTGATTCTGTTGCCGACATACTTGAAAAAATAGGTCTTGAAAAGACCGGCGCCTGCGGTACCACCGCTTGTCTTGCCATGCTTAACGATGCAGTCAAAAAAGGCGGAACCATGGCATCCAGCCATGTAGGCGGTCTTTCGGGTGCGTTCATTCCGGTTTCAGAGGATGCAGGCATGATAAGTGCGGCAGAATGTGGCTCACTTTGCATAGAAAAGCTGGAAGCCATGACAGCAGTATGCTCGGTAGGTCTTGATATGATAGCTGTTCCGGGCGACACCACCGAAGAAGTTATTTCCGCACTTATAGCCGATGAAATCGCCATAGGAGTTATAAATAACAAAACCACCGCCGTACGTGTAATCCCCGCAATAGGCAAAAAGGTAGGCGACAGTGTAGAATTCGGCGGACTTCTTGGCGCCGCACCCATAATGCCCATAAACACTGCTTCTCCTGAGGTATTTATTAAACGCGGCGGACGTATCCCCGCTCCCATTCACAGCTTAAGAAATTAA
- a CDS encoding ribosome maturation factor RimP: MANKKSAASPKNIAGLVETLVRDTVEKLGYTLWDVDYSKEGVDWNLTVFIDKPGTEIGIDDCVTVHHAIDPIIDEADPIKDFYYLQVSTAGIERTLTRPEHYELYAGKEIDIKFFAPQEIEGVKLKSLRAVLEKYENKIITINYEGKIFELDEAVCASVKSAE; this comes from the coding sequence ATGGCGAACAAAAAAAGTGCTGCATCTCCTAAAAATATTGCGGGGCTGGTGGAAACTCTGGTGCGCGATACGGTGGAAAAACTGGGCTACACCCTGTGGGATGTGGACTATTCCAAGGAAGGTGTAGACTGGAATCTCACCGTTTTTATTGACAAACCGGGAACGGAAATCGGTATTGACGACTGTGTAACAGTACATCATGCCATCGACCCCATTATTGACGAAGCAGACCCTATCAAAGACTTTTACTATCTCCAGGTTTCCACAGCGGGAATTGAGCGTACGCTTACAAGACCCGAGCACTATGAGCTTTACGCGGGAAAAGAGATAGACATAAAATTCTTTGCACCGCAGGAAATAGAGGGTGTAAAGCTCAAGAGTCTGCGTGCAGTCCTGGAAAAATACGAAAACAAAATTATTACTATAAACTACGAAGGGAAAATATTCGAGCTTGACGAAGCGGTATGTGCTTCGGTAAAGAGCGCCGAATAA